In Brevibacillus brevis NBRC 100599, a single genomic region encodes these proteins:
- a CDS encoding DUF1641 domain-containing protein — protein sequence MSQTTTQQAQAAAEVASTATLAPAQQQDVLDQLMKPEIQESLNILVANLPKLAELTTLLTKTYDLVQTVANDHVLIDDIKGGMEEFVKPISDKAKGIAQAAIEANDRVHVEESTIGLFGILKMLKDPQVQKTLRFAQAFLEVTAERQQQKR from the coding sequence ATGTCTCAAACAACTACGCAACAAGCTCAAGCTGCTGCTGAAGTAGCAAGCACTGCTACTCTGGCACCAGCGCAGCAACAAGATGTACTCGATCAGTTGATGAAACCAGAAATTCAAGAGTCACTGAACATATTGGTGGCGAACCTGCCTAAATTGGCAGAACTGACAACTCTTTTGACCAAAACTTATGATTTGGTACAAACGGTAGCAAATGATCATGTATTGATCGACGACATCAAAGGCGGAATGGAAGAGTTCGTAAAACCGATCTCTGATAAAGCAAAAGGTATTGCGCAAGCAGCCATTGAAGCCAATGACCGTGTTCATGTAGAAGAGTCTACGATCGGTTTGTTCGGTATTCTCAAAATGCTCAAGGATCCGCAAGTACAAAAAACATTGCGTTTCGCACAAGCATTCCTGGAAGTAACTGCAGAACGTCAACAACAAAAACGATAG
- a CDS encoding NAD(P)/FAD-dependent oxidoreductase, which produces MAKHILILGGGYGGLLSALTARKYMTAEEASITVVNRFPTHQIITELHRLAVGNLSEQNVALPLERLLRGKEINLVVDTVENIGLESQRVTLASGESIKYDALVIALGSETAFFGIPGLQEHSFTLKSVEEANRLRAHLEERVIEYKTSKNKADATFVVGGGGLTGIELVGEFADMLPNLCHKHGVDFTDVSIYCVEAGPSILAGFAPDLVERAKTSLEKRGVQFLTGVPVTEMKETTVCLKDGGTIETKTMVWTGGVQGNRVVAECGVEVNRGRATVTEFLQSTSHPDVFLAGDSAVVMGPEGRPFPPTAQLAWQMGEVVGYNLFAHFNGTKMDTFKPVFSGTLGSLGRKDAIGTIGASQLKLKGLPATLMKEASNVRYLTHINGLSSLAY; this is translated from the coding sequence ATGGCGAAGCATATTCTGATTCTAGGCGGCGGTTATGGCGGTTTGCTCAGCGCATTGACTGCACGTAAATACATGACGGCTGAAGAAGCGTCGATCACGGTAGTAAACCGTTTTCCTACTCACCAAATCATTACGGAACTGCACCGCTTGGCAGTAGGAAACCTGTCTGAACAAAACGTGGCGCTCCCTCTGGAAAGATTGCTGCGTGGCAAGGAGATTAACCTTGTAGTAGACACGGTAGAAAACATTGGTCTTGAGTCCCAACGCGTAACATTGGCGAGCGGCGAGTCCATCAAATACGATGCTTTGGTCATTGCGCTGGGAAGTGAAACCGCATTCTTTGGAATCCCAGGTCTGCAAGAGCACAGCTTTACACTGAAGTCTGTAGAAGAAGCAAATCGTCTGCGTGCACATCTCGAAGAGCGCGTGATTGAATACAAGACGAGCAAAAATAAAGCAGATGCTACCTTCGTTGTAGGCGGTGGCGGTCTGACAGGTATCGAGCTGGTTGGGGAATTCGCTGATATGTTGCCAAATCTGTGCCATAAGCACGGCGTAGACTTTACAGACGTTTCCATCTACTGCGTAGAAGCAGGTCCATCCATTTTGGCTGGTTTTGCTCCTGACCTGGTTGAGCGTGCGAAAACAAGCTTGGAAAAACGCGGCGTTCAGTTCCTGACAGGCGTACCTGTAACGGAAATGAAAGAAACCACAGTTTGTCTGAAGGATGGCGGTACCATTGAAACCAAAACAATGGTATGGACAGGTGGCGTACAAGGAAATCGAGTAGTAGCTGAGTGCGGCGTGGAAGTAAACCGCGGGCGTGCAACTGTTACAGAATTCCTGCAGTCCACTTCTCACCCTGATGTATTCCTTGCAGGTGACAGTGCGGTCGTAATGGGGCCAGAAGGTCGTCCATTCCCTCCAACTGCTCAACTGGCATGGCAAATGGGCGAAGTAGTAGGTTACAACCTCTTCGCACACTTCAACGGCACCAAAATGGATACCTTCAAGCCGGTATTCTCCGGAACATTGGGTAGTCTGGGCCGTAAAGACGCAATCGGTACAATTGGTGCAAGCCAATTGAAGCTGAAAGGTCTGCCTGCAACCTTGATGAAAGAAGCGAGTAACGTTCGCTACTTGACTCATATCAACGGTCTGTCGTCTTTGGCATACTAA
- a CDS encoding ACT domain-containing protein: MKKEEKFYLIRSDILPESIAKTIEAKKMLESGEVDTVNEAVERVGLSRSAFYKYKDGIFPFNAMMSEKIMTFTFSLDHMSGYLSKVLTYVADQGGNVLTINQTIPLQGIATISMSVDMANLRVSSTEFLDGLQLIPGVRKAMIVGRG; the protein is encoded by the coding sequence ATGAAGAAGGAAGAAAAATTCTACTTGATTCGATCTGACATCCTGCCAGAATCGATTGCCAAAACGATTGAAGCCAAGAAGATGCTGGAATCCGGCGAAGTGGATACCGTGAATGAAGCGGTTGAACGGGTGGGATTGAGTCGTAGTGCTTTTTATAAGTACAAAGATGGCATTTTTCCGTTCAATGCGATGATGAGCGAAAAAATTATGACGTTTACTTTCTCTTTAGATCACATGTCAGGTTACTTGTCCAAAGTGCTCACATATGTAGCAGATCAAGGTGGAAACGTATTGACCATCAATCAAACGATTCCACTTCAAGGGATTGCTACCATATCCATGTCAGTCGATATGGCTAATCTTCGCGTATCTAGCACGGAGTTTTTGGATGGCTTGCAGCTGATCCCGGGCGTTCGCAAAGCGATGATCGTCGGTAGGGGCTAA
- a CDS encoding homoserine dehydrogenase has translation MEKQSIKLGLMGFGTVGTGVVRIIQAHQEDLQKQTGLSIEISRILVQDAEKSRNISFMEGTLTTDPASLLDDPEIEVIVEVIGGIHPAKEYILGALERGKHVVTANKDLMALHGAEILEKAQEKGCDVFYEASVAGGIPILRALVEGFSSDRIAKMMGIVNGTTNYIMTKMSQEGAEYSEVLKEAQALGYAEQDPTSDVEGFDAARKMAILATLGFRVPMKLEDVDVKGISSVSKEDIAYGKQLGYEIKLLGLARRDEEAIEVSVQPTLVPKSHPLASVNGVFNAVYVHGEAVGETMFYGPGAGELPTATAVVSDLVTVVKNRKLGVNGRGMVAPYKEKVLKEDSEKFSKYFLRIVVADKRGVLAQITQLLADKNISLEQVIQQPFNNGREAEIIMITHMSSKSDMDAVLAYMAQMDIVSTVQSCYRVEGGDK, from the coding sequence ATGGAGAAGCAGAGCATTAAATTGGGATTAATGGGGTTTGGAACAGTCGGGACTGGTGTCGTACGCATTATTCAAGCGCATCAGGAGGATTTGCAAAAGCAAACCGGTCTCAGCATTGAGATTTCCCGTATTCTTGTTCAGGATGCGGAAAAATCCCGCAATATTTCATTCATGGAGGGCACGCTCACCACTGACCCTGCTAGTCTTTTGGATGACCCGGAAATTGAAGTCATTGTGGAAGTAATTGGTGGCATTCACCCTGCAAAGGAATACATTTTGGGTGCACTCGAACGAGGCAAGCACGTTGTAACAGCCAACAAAGATCTGATGGCGTTGCACGGAGCCGAAATTTTAGAGAAAGCGCAAGAAAAAGGCTGTGACGTTTTCTACGAGGCAAGCGTGGCAGGTGGGATACCGATATTACGTGCATTGGTAGAAGGGTTCTCCTCAGACCGTATCGCGAAAATGATGGGGATCGTCAACGGGACGACCAATTACATCATGACCAAAATGAGTCAAGAGGGCGCAGAATACAGCGAGGTATTGAAAGAAGCGCAAGCGCTGGGCTATGCGGAGCAGGACCCAACCTCCGATGTGGAAGGCTTTGATGCCGCCCGCAAAATGGCGATTCTGGCAACGCTGGGCTTCCGTGTACCGATGAAGCTCGAAGATGTGGACGTAAAAGGGATCAGTTCTGTGAGCAAGGAAGATATCGCCTATGGCAAGCAGCTGGGCTATGAAATCAAGCTGCTCGGGCTGGCTCGTCGTGACGAAGAGGCGATTGAGGTAAGTGTGCAGCCGACTCTGGTTCCGAAATCTCATCCACTCGCTTCCGTTAATGGTGTCTTTAATGCCGTGTACGTACATGGGGAAGCGGTAGGAGAAACCATGTTTTATGGGCCGGGCGCAGGTGAATTACCGACTGCTACCGCCGTTGTGTCTGACCTGGTCACTGTCGTAAAAAACAGAAAGCTAGGAGTGAATGGGCGCGGAATGGTTGCTCCATACAAAGAAAAAGTACTGAAAGAAGACAGTGAAAAATTCTCGAAATATTTCCTGCGTATCGTCGTTGCAGATAAACGCGGTGTTCTTGCTCAAATTACGCAGCTGTTGGCTGACAAAAATATTTCCCTTGAGCAGGTGATCCAGCAACCGTTCAACAACGGACGTGAAGCAGAGATTATCATGATTACACACATGTCCTCAAAAAGTGACATGGATGCAGTACTGGCTTACATGGCGCAGATGGATATCGTATCAACTGTGCAGAGCTGCTACCGTGTAGAAGGGGGAGACAAATAA
- the thrC gene encoding threonine synthase has protein sequence MAFNRQSGILERYREFLPITEKTPLVSLHEGNTPLIHAPNLSKQLGVELYVKYEGLNPTGSFKDRGMVMAVAKAVEEGSNTIMCASTGNTSAAAAAYAARSGLRCIVLIPSGNIALGKLAQAIAYGAEVIAIDGNFDEALDIVREITAKEPITLVNSVNPYRIEGQKTAAFEVCDALTDAPDILAIPVGNAGNITAYWKGFEEYFAAKKSNRLPKMYGFQAAGAAPLVHGEPVSNPETIATAIRIGNPASKDGALNAISKSNGLVDSVTDEEILHAYHLLAKSEGVFCEPASAASLAGIIKLHEAGRLQPGSQIVCVLTGNGLKDPNIALKLVGEEPRSVPATHEAVMELVRQSGREFVS, from the coding sequence ATGGCTTTTAATAGACAGTCTGGCATCCTAGAACGTTACCGGGAATTTCTCCCGATTACGGAAAAAACTCCGCTGGTCAGCTTGCATGAAGGAAACACTCCGCTGATCCATGCCCCGAACCTATCCAAACAATTGGGGGTGGAGCTGTACGTCAAGTACGAGGGGCTCAATCCGACCGGATCTTTCAAAGATAGAGGCATGGTCATGGCTGTAGCCAAAGCGGTTGAAGAGGGAAGCAACACAATCATGTGCGCTTCGACGGGGAATACATCAGCAGCAGCAGCGGCGTATGCGGCACGTTCAGGATTGCGTTGCATCGTCCTGATCCCAAGCGGCAATATCGCACTGGGCAAGCTGGCACAGGCCATCGCCTATGGTGCAGAAGTGATCGCGATTGACGGTAATTTTGATGAAGCACTGGATATTGTTCGGGAAATCACAGCGAAAGAGCCAATTACACTGGTGAATTCCGTGAACCCTTACCGGATCGAAGGACAAAAGACTGCGGCATTTGAAGTGTGCGATGCGTTGACAGACGCTCCTGACATTTTGGCTATTCCAGTTGGTAACGCAGGTAACATTACGGCATACTGGAAGGGCTTCGAGGAATATTTCGCAGCCAAAAAATCGAATCGCTTGCCTAAGATGTACGGATTCCAGGCAGCCGGAGCAGCTCCGTTGGTTCACGGCGAACCCGTATCCAACCCTGAAACGATTGCGACAGCGATTCGAATTGGCAACCCAGCGAGCAAGGATGGCGCTTTGAATGCCATTTCGAAATCAAACGGTCTTGTCGATAGTGTAACAGACGAAGAAATTTTACATGCTTATCATTTGCTGGCGAAGAGTGAAGGCGTGTTTTGTGAGCCTGCCTCGGCAGCATCACTGGCGGGTATTATCAAGCTGCATGAGGCTGGAAGGCTCCAACCTGGCAGCCAGATCGTGTGCGTACTGACTGGAAACGGACTAAAAGATCCCAATATCGCTTTGAAGCTGGTAGGTGAAGAGCCGCGTTCTGTACCGGCGACACATGAAGCTGTAATGGAGCTGGTTCGTCAAAGTGGGAGAGAATTTGTATCATGA
- the thrB gene encoding homoserine kinase: protein MNGRRVKVTIPATTANLGPGFDALGMAFQLYSVVEMEISDHTTVEMMGKELQGTPTDKNNLLYKVAAGLFQEAGLAIPELAIRASSEAPLTRGLGSSAAAIVGALVAANHLAGEPFTREQLFEKATRLEGHPDNAGASMFGGIIVATMPEVPGDPVPYVRFSAPAGLQTLVVIPEFMLSTEKARNVLPQVYSREDVVYNVGHSSLLVAALAQGRLDLMGRAMSDRLHQPYRAKLVPGLNEILDKATENGALGAALSGAGPTILCFFSSDEELEKLRAFVDRVMKGHDISYRVMILQPDENGVQVEIHQR from the coding sequence ATGAATGGACGACGTGTAAAAGTAACCATACCGGCAACGACAGCGAATCTGGGACCGGGATTCGATGCGCTGGGAATGGCTTTCCAGTTGTATTCTGTCGTAGAAATGGAAATCAGTGACCATACGACAGTAGAGATGATGGGCAAGGAGCTACAAGGAACACCGACGGATAAAAACAATCTTCTGTACAAGGTTGCAGCGGGATTGTTTCAAGAAGCAGGTCTCGCCATTCCTGAGCTCGCGATCCGTGCCTCCAGTGAGGCTCCCCTGACGAGAGGATTGGGAAGTAGTGCCGCTGCGATTGTAGGTGCACTCGTAGCGGCTAATCATCTCGCTGGCGAACCATTTACGCGTGAGCAGTTGTTTGAAAAGGCAACACGCCTGGAAGGGCATCCGGATAATGCAGGTGCGTCGATGTTTGGAGGTATCATTGTTGCGACGATGCCTGAAGTACCAGGAGACCCCGTTCCTTATGTGCGGTTTTCTGCTCCGGCTGGATTGCAGACCCTCGTTGTGATCCCGGAATTCATGCTCTCGACAGAAAAAGCGCGGAACGTCTTGCCACAGGTGTACAGCAGAGAGGATGTTGTATATAATGTGGGTCATAGTAGTTTGCTAGTTGCTGCACTAGCACAAGGCAGACTCGACCTGATGGGACGGGCAATGTCGGATCGGCTGCATCAGCCGTATCGAGCAAAGCTTGTACCTGGCTTGAACGAAATCCTGGACAAAGCGACTGAAAACGGGGCACTGGGAGCTGCTTTAAGCGGTGCTGGACCGACGATCCTCTGCTTCTTCTCCTCGGATGAAGAATTAGAGAAGCTGCGTGCATTTGTGGACAGAGTGATGAAAGGGCACGACATCTCGTACCGCGTGATGATCTTGCAACCGGACGAAAATGGCGTACAGGTAGAAATCCATCAGAGATAG
- the pheA gene encoding prephenate dehydratase — protein sequence MEKKLAFLGPRGTFTEEAARILSLGQNLSFVPYPGIIEVLDGVSKEEVAYGVVPMENSIEGTVNSTLDWLIHEVELPILAELALPITQNLLVAKREHPLPLSAITRVLSHPQAIAQSHNFLRENLPEAAIETVNSTALAAKMVSEHPEEPWAAVGTRLNVEIYPLEFAREQIQDYSNNYTRFVLVGRESLDLPVSRKEKTTILVTLPEDFPGALYQVLAAFAWRKVNLSRIESRPTKKALGSYYFVIDIEQKMDDVLLPGAFAEIEAIGCQVRQLGTYPFYMHQTNS from the coding sequence ATGGAGAAGAAACTTGCTTTTCTAGGACCGCGTGGAACGTTTACCGAAGAAGCAGCGCGGATACTGTCGCTCGGACAAAATCTATCTTTCGTTCCGTACCCAGGTATTATTGAAGTACTAGACGGTGTTTCCAAAGAGGAAGTGGCATACGGTGTCGTACCGATGGAAAACTCCATTGAAGGAACGGTCAATTCTACACTGGATTGGCTCATTCACGAAGTAGAGCTGCCTATTTTGGCAGAGCTCGCCTTGCCAATTACGCAAAATTTGCTTGTGGCAAAACGAGAGCACCCACTTCCTTTGTCCGCGATTACGAGAGTGCTGTCACATCCTCAAGCGATTGCACAAAGCCACAACTTTTTGCGTGAAAATTTGCCGGAAGCAGCGATCGAAACAGTAAACAGTACGGCATTGGCTGCAAAAATGGTGAGTGAGCATCCAGAAGAGCCATGGGCTGCTGTTGGTACTCGATTAAATGTAGAGATCTATCCATTGGAGTTTGCGCGTGAACAAATTCAAGATTATTCGAATAACTATACGCGCTTTGTTCTCGTCGGTCGGGAAAGTCTTGATCTACCGGTTTCCCGCAAGGAAAAGACGACGATACTGGTCACGCTGCCAGAAGATTTCCCGGGAGCGTTGTATCAAGTACTTGCTGCTTTTGCTTGGAGAAAGGTCAACTTGTCTCGCATCGAATCACGTCCGACGAAGAAAGCACTCGGAAGCTATTATTTTGTCATCGACATTGAGCAGAAGATGGACGATGTCTTGTTGCCAGGAGCATTTGCTGAGATTGAAGCCATTGGTTGTCAAGTTCGTCAGCTCGGGACGTATCCGTTTTATATGCATCAGACCAATTCCTAG
- a CDS encoding phosphotransferase, whose product MNKGILSTIEKAFRCQIYGVKPKRNVNLLKTDRGHWILKGYKQVEKAVWVTELADALYQKGFHHTVQYVESQEGAKIFTFEDRHYTIMKMIDGHEADNGSLFDVKKTAETLARFHVAAQGFPIAHSYAYEGKPALLDKWESRLEYFERLMWSLEQKGPQTKLEQLISQQADHVLRDGKELLQSAYKLPLTPEMFLAMERGTLAHRDVASHNFLLTERGNCYLIDLDTVGHDLQLVDLVQLMSRMLLMQEYRMDSFVEAMEAYSNVNYLSDTQIWAVHQLLRYPDNFLREVTGLYSQRPGYHMKGVMQLIQMEGKVMANRQRFLNDGERIFQRSPWGHYHFVG is encoded by the coding sequence ATGAACAAAGGAATCTTATCCACCATTGAAAAGGCTTTTCGCTGTCAAATCTACGGGGTAAAGCCGAAGCGAAACGTCAACCTGTTAAAAACAGACCGGGGCCATTGGATACTCAAAGGATATAAGCAGGTCGAAAAAGCTGTGTGGGTGACAGAGTTAGCAGATGCCCTATACCAAAAGGGCTTTCATCATACGGTGCAGTATGTGGAGAGTCAGGAAGGGGCAAAAATTTTTACATTTGAAGACCGCCATTACACCATCATGAAAATGATTGATGGGCATGAAGCAGATAACGGTTCTCTTTTCGATGTGAAAAAAACAGCAGAGACATTGGCGCGCTTTCATGTTGCAGCTCAGGGTTTTCCTATTGCTCATTCCTATGCGTATGAAGGAAAACCTGCCCTTTTAGATAAATGGGAGAGCCGCTTGGAATACTTTGAGCGATTGATGTGGTCGCTTGAACAGAAGGGACCACAGACAAAACTGGAGCAACTCATTTCCCAACAGGCAGATCATGTCCTTCGGGATGGCAAGGAGCTGCTGCAATCTGCCTACAAGCTGCCTTTGACGCCAGAAATGTTTTTAGCCATGGAGAGGGGGACACTCGCTCACAGAGACGTGGCGAGTCATAACTTTTTGCTTACGGAGCGAGGCAATTGCTATTTGATCGACCTTGATACCGTAGGGCATGATCTTCAGCTTGTTGACCTTGTACAATTGATGTCGCGGATGCTATTGATGCAAGAGTACCGAATGGATTCCTTTGTAGAAGCGATGGAAGCCTATAGTAACGTCAACTATTTGTCTGATACGCAGATTTGGGCTGTTCATCAATTGCTTCGCTATCCGGATAATTTCTTGCGGGAGGTAACGGGCTTGTATAGTCAGCGCCCAGGCTACCACATGAAGGGCGTCATGCAGCTGATCCAAATGGAAGGCAAAGTGATGGCAAATCGCCAACGCTTTTTAAACGACGGAGAACGAATCTTCCAGCGCTCTCCGTGGGGGCATTACCACTTTGTTGGATAG
- a CDS encoding bifunctional 2',3'-cyclic-nucleotide 2'-phosphodiesterase/3'-nucleotidase — MKKTNKKMLTAFLLSTSLVVGALSFPLTPVSAQTGSVLKLRLLETTDIHTNIVNYDYYQDKNTDEFGLAKTATLVKKAREEAKNSILIDNGDLLQGNPLGDYVAKIDPLKAGDTHPAYKAMNLMDYDVANIGNHEFNFGLDFLGTSLKGAKFPYINANVYVDDKDKNPNNDKNMFTPYEILERTFKDENGKDVKLKVGVIGFVPPQIMQWDKANLEGKVIAKDIVETANKFVPEMKKKGADIIIAVPHSGIGPIEGGPQLENASYQLSKVDGIDAILFGHSHSVFPGPGFDKIPGIDAEKGTLNGKPAVMPGFWGNHLGVIDLTLKQENGKWKVAESATKVVPIYDKANKASLADADKAIVEAVKEDHDKTVDWVRSAVGKTSSPIFSYFALVQDDPSIQIVTNAQKWFVEKNVKGTEYDGIPVLSAGAPFKAGGRNGVSYYSNIPAGTIAIKNVSDLYIYPNTLKAVLVDGATVKEWLERSAGQFNQIDAKKTDEQPLINESFPTYNYDVIDGVTYQIDVTQPSKYAVDGKVANKDANRIKNLSYNGKPVKPEDKFIVVTNNYRASGGGAFPGLDGKNIVIDSPDENRQIVIDYILNQKNIDPAADNNWSFAPVDAKLNVTFTSSPDAKPFAEKMSHIKFINVLESGFAKFSIDLSKPASK, encoded by the coding sequence ATGAAAAAAACGAACAAAAAAATGCTGACTGCTTTTCTCCTCAGCACTTCTTTGGTTGTTGGCGCACTCTCTTTTCCTCTTACTCCTGTAAGCGCGCAAACAGGTTCTGTCCTCAAGCTCCGCCTTTTGGAAACGACAGATATCCACACCAACATCGTGAACTATGACTACTATCAAGACAAAAACACAGACGAGTTTGGCCTCGCAAAAACAGCGACATTGGTCAAAAAAGCAAGAGAAGAAGCGAAAAACAGCATCCTGATCGACAACGGTGACTTGTTGCAAGGAAACCCATTGGGCGACTACGTGGCAAAAATTGACCCGTTGAAAGCCGGAGATACTCACCCTGCTTACAAAGCAATGAACCTGATGGACTATGATGTTGCCAATATCGGTAACCACGAGTTCAACTTTGGTTTGGACTTCTTGGGCACCAGCTTGAAAGGTGCGAAATTCCCTTATATTAACGCCAACGTCTATGTAGACGACAAGGACAAAAACCCTAACAATGACAAAAACATGTTCACTCCTTACGAAATCCTGGAGCGTACTTTTAAAGATGAGAACGGCAAAGATGTAAAACTCAAAGTAGGCGTAATCGGTTTTGTTCCTCCACAAATTATGCAGTGGGACAAGGCCAACCTGGAAGGAAAAGTAATCGCGAAGGACATCGTGGAAACTGCCAACAAATTCGTACCTGAAATGAAGAAAAAAGGTGCGGACATCATCATCGCAGTTCCTCACTCCGGAATTGGTCCTATCGAGGGTGGTCCTCAATTGGAGAACGCTAGCTACCAGCTGAGCAAAGTAGATGGTATCGACGCGATCTTGTTCGGACACTCCCACTCCGTATTCCCTGGTCCTGGATTCGATAAAATTCCAGGCATTGATGCAGAAAAAGGAACGCTCAACGGTAAACCAGCCGTTATGCCTGGCTTCTGGGGTAACCACCTCGGCGTGATCGACCTGACGCTGAAACAAGAAAACGGAAAATGGAAAGTAGCTGAGTCCGCTACAAAAGTTGTTCCGATTTATGACAAAGCAAACAAAGCATCCTTGGCTGATGCAGACAAAGCTATCGTAGAAGCAGTAAAAGAAGATCACGATAAAACAGTTGACTGGGTTCGCTCCGCTGTAGGGAAAACATCTTCCCCGATCTTCAGCTACTTTGCACTCGTGCAAGATGACCCATCTATCCAGATCGTAACCAATGCACAAAAATGGTTCGTTGAGAAAAACGTGAAGGGTACAGAATACGACGGCATTCCAGTTCTGTCTGCTGGTGCACCATTTAAAGCGGGCGGCCGTAACGGAGTGAGCTACTACTCCAATATCCCAGCTGGTACAATCGCCATCAAAAACGTATCTGACCTGTACATCTACCCGAACACATTAAAAGCGGTTCTGGTCGATGGTGCTACGGTGAAAGAATGGTTAGAGCGCTCCGCTGGACAGTTCAACCAAATCGATGCGAAGAAAACAGATGAGCAACCACTCATCAACGAGTCTTTCCCAACGTACAACTATGATGTAATCGACGGTGTTACTTATCAAATCGATGTTACGCAACCATCCAAATACGCTGTAGATGGAAAAGTAGCAAACAAAGATGCAAACCGCATCAAAAACCTGTCTTATAACGGCAAACCAGTAAAACCTGAAGACAAGTTCATCGTCGTAACCAACAACTACCGTGCAAGCGGCGGCGGTGCGTTCCCAGGCCTGGATGGCAAAAACATCGTAATCGATTCTCCAGATGAAAACCGTCAAATCGTAATCGACTACATCCTGAACCAAAAAAATATCGATCCAGCAGCAGACAACAACTGGTCTTTTGCTCCAGTGGATGCGAAGCTGAACGTTACCTTCACTTCTTCTCCTGACGCGAAACCATTCGCTGAAAAAATGTCCCATATCAAGTTCATCAACGTATTGGAATCTGGGTTTGCGAAATTCTCTATTGATCTGTCCAAGCCTGCTTCCAAGTAA